One stretch of Sinomonas terrae DNA includes these proteins:
- a CDS encoding UxaA family hydrolase, producing the protein MRLPLLSVAVLPEPGDNAAVASRVLEAGTALDLGDGRETVLPHRVMEGHRFMVRPAAAGEPILSWGTPFATALRPLAPGDYVCTDPVLEALGRRGVQGLPETPSAANVMLDPYELDESRVRLGAQVSLPAGEQARSFKGYRRGDGKVGTRNHIVVVGVTSRSASFAEALAARFKGRTSETFDGVVALAHTEGGEDAAPNNRDFLLGVLAGCLSHPNVGAALVVDEPGAAITADDVFAHHRESGRGPLAALHATFQRTRGFSRDLDQAAELIEDWIAVVSGAERSDEPLTSLSIALQCGGSDAFSGITANPLAGLVGAELIRHGGTAVLAETDELIGAEPYVLENVRSMDVARRFLQKVDEFKQRVALHGHTAEGNPSGGNLYRGLSNIVLKSLGAARKLPREVRLDEVIGYAEPCTTTGYVFMDSPGNDLESVAGQIASGCNLIFFTTGNGSITNFPFVPTLKFVTTTARHELMPHEMDVNAGAYLDGTPMEQLVSDVFDLTLDVASGQRTAGEAAGHSQVSIWRDWKQTAPRPGISIRIDGRDGYDAPDAPDEERDAPLPGLPLGTPQAAPNPAATPARYTGPATERVALVLPTSLCSGQVSRLIAERATAEDWAGGAVDRIVALPHTEGCGVSSGANISTFSRVMTGSLTHPNVAMALLLEHGCEKTHNDFFRDELGKLGADPDRYGWASIQLGGGVEAATQTVREWFRTASPAAPRTPRPQVDPDADAAFAGIAVGLDARGELAEETAAALARAGQRVVDDGGTVILPAGSALLAQPQFRELLAEQTGEDPQEWRPTLAHGQQPAAPGWHIMRAPTRDWAETATGLVACGAHAVLVHVSGPPLTGHRLAPVLQVSSDPSTIAHVQDDLDAELAGAAAEQAATILAVLASTLSGHHTPESLAAGNVAFQITRGLLGTSM; encoded by the coding sequence ATGAGGCTCCCCCTGCTGTCCGTGGCCGTGCTCCCCGAGCCCGGCGACAACGCGGCGGTCGCAAGCCGTGTGCTGGAGGCCGGGACGGCCCTGGACCTCGGCGACGGCCGCGAGACCGTCCTGCCGCACCGGGTCATGGAGGGCCACCGCTTCATGGTGCGCCCCGCAGCCGCAGGAGAACCCATCCTGTCCTGGGGCACCCCCTTCGCCACCGCCCTGCGCCCCCTCGCCCCCGGCGACTACGTCTGCACGGATCCGGTCCTGGAGGCCCTCGGCCGCCGCGGCGTCCAGGGCCTGCCCGAGACCCCGTCGGCTGCCAACGTGATGCTCGACCCGTACGAGCTCGACGAGTCCCGGGTCCGGCTCGGCGCACAGGTCTCGCTCCCCGCCGGAGAACAGGCCCGCTCCTTCAAGGGGTATCGCCGGGGCGACGGGAAGGTCGGCACCCGCAACCACATCGTCGTCGTCGGCGTCACCTCCCGCAGTGCCAGCTTCGCGGAAGCGCTCGCCGCCCGCTTCAAGGGCCGCACCAGCGAGACGTTCGACGGCGTCGTCGCGCTCGCGCACACCGAAGGCGGCGAGGACGCCGCGCCCAACAATCGGGACTTCCTGCTCGGCGTGCTCGCCGGGTGCCTCAGCCACCCCAACGTGGGGGCAGCGCTCGTCGTCGACGAGCCCGGCGCGGCGATCACGGCCGACGACGTGTTCGCCCACCACCGCGAGTCCGGCCGCGGCCCGCTGGCGGCCCTGCATGCGACGTTCCAGCGCACCCGAGGCTTCAGCAGGGACCTCGATCAGGCGGCCGAACTGATCGAGGATTGGATCGCCGTCGTGAGCGGCGCCGAGCGCAGCGACGAGCCGCTGACCAGCCTCTCCATCGCCTTGCAATGCGGCGGCTCGGACGCCTTCTCCGGCATCACAGCCAACCCGCTGGCCGGGCTCGTCGGCGCCGAACTCATCCGCCACGGCGGAACCGCGGTCCTGGCAGAGACCGATGAGCTCATCGGTGCTGAACCCTATGTCCTGGAGAACGTGCGGTCCATGGACGTCGCGAGGCGCTTCCTGCAGAAGGTGGACGAATTCAAGCAGCGGGTCGCCCTCCACGGCCATACCGCCGAGGGCAACCCCTCGGGCGGGAACCTCTACCGTGGCCTGAGCAACATCGTGCTCAAGTCCCTCGGTGCAGCGCGCAAACTGCCCCGGGAGGTCCGCCTCGACGAGGTCATCGGCTACGCGGAACCCTGCACTACGACCGGCTACGTCTTCATGGACAGCCCCGGCAACGACCTCGAGTCCGTCGCGGGCCAGATCGCCTCCGGGTGCAACCTCATCTTCTTCACCACTGGGAACGGCTCGATCACGAACTTCCCCTTCGTACCCACCCTGAAATTCGTCACGACCACCGCCCGGCACGAACTCATGCCCCACGAGATGGACGTCAATGCCGGGGCCTACCTCGACGGGACGCCGATGGAGCAACTCGTCTCCGACGTCTTCGACCTCACCCTCGACGTCGCCTCGGGCCAGCGCACAGCGGGCGAGGCCGCCGGGCACAGCCAGGTCTCGATCTGGCGGGATTGGAAGCAGACCGCACCCCGGCCCGGGATCTCGATCAGGATCGACGGCCGGGACGGCTATGACGCGCCCGACGCCCCGGACGAGGAGCGCGACGCCCCCCTGCCCGGCCTTCCCCTGGGCACCCCGCAGGCGGCACCGAATCCGGCAGCGACGCCCGCTCGCTACACGGGACCCGCGACGGAGCGCGTGGCCCTGGTGCTCCCGACATCGCTGTGCTCAGGGCAGGTGAGCCGGCTGATCGCCGAGCGCGCCACCGCCGAGGACTGGGCCGGCGGCGCCGTGGACAGGATCGTCGCGCTGCCCCACACCGAGGGCTGCGGCGTCTCCAGCGGGGCCAACATCTCGACGTTCTCCCGCGTCATGACCGGCTCCCTCACCCACCCGAACGTCGCAATGGCCCTCCTGCTCGAACACGGCTGCGAGAAGACGCACAACGACTTCTTCCGCGACGAGCTCGGAAAGCTCGGCGCCGACCCCGACCGGTACGGCTGGGCCAGCATCCAGCTCGGCGGCGGCGTCGAGGCCGCCACCCAGACCGTGCGCGAGTGGTTCCGGACTGCCTCGCCCGCCGCCCCCCGCACCCCCCGGCCCCAGGTCGACCCGGACGCGGACGCAGCGTTCGCCGGGATCGCCGTCGGGCTCGACGCGCGGGGCGAGCTCGCCGAGGAGACCGCCGCGGCGCTCGCGCGAGCCGGGCAGCGAGTGGTCGACGACGGCGGCACCGTCATTCTGCCGGCGGGCAGTGCGCTGCTCGCCCAGCCGCAATTCCGCGAACTGCTCGCCGAGCAGACCGGAGAGGATCCGCAGGAATGGCGGCCCACGCTCGCCCATGGGCAGCAGCCCGCCGCTCCCGGGTGGCACATCATGCGAGCACCCACCCGCGACTGGGCCGAGACCGCCACAGGCCTCGTGGCCTGCGGGGCGCACGCCGTCCTCGTGCATGTCTCGGGGCCTCCCCTCACCGGCCACCGGCTCGCACCGGTGCTCCAAGTCAGTTCCGACCCGTCCACGATCGCCCACGTTCAGGACGACCTCGACGCAGAACTCGCCGGCGCGGCCGCCGAGCAGGCCGCCACGATCCTCGCCGTCCTCGCCTCCACGCTCTCCGGCCACCACACCCCCGAATCCCTCGCCGCTGGCAACGTGGCCTTCCAGATCACCCGAGGCCTCCTCGGCACCTCGATGTAA
- a CDS encoding dihydrodipicolinate synthase family protein, whose protein sequence is MISQSAPSAPISGAVPVMPTIFDDEGELDLAGQRRVIDHLIEAEVDGICVHANYSEQFSLTDGERQQVLDLVGSHAAGRIPFFVTTSHYSTRVAVERTRAARDAGASAVMLMPPFVGATIRAGEQEMLHYFEAVAAVGVPIMVQDAPMSPTPLPVHFLARLAREIEEVKYVKIEVAGAAGKLRALKAAAGDALPGLFDGEEGITLIPDLAAGAVGTMCSASVPHELGRIVRDYLAGREEQASEAWEALLPLIHFENRQCGPAACKVLLKEGGVIGSDAMRSPWPALHPDTRAALVRLARSRGVFALSGATQGADA, encoded by the coding sequence ATGATCTCCCAGTCTGCTCCGTCCGCGCCGATCAGCGGGGCTGTTCCGGTCATGCCCACCATCTTCGACGACGAGGGGGAACTCGATCTCGCCGGCCAGCGACGGGTGATCGATCACCTGATCGAGGCGGAGGTCGATGGGATCTGCGTGCACGCGAACTACTCGGAACAGTTCTCCCTGACCGACGGCGAACGCCAGCAGGTGCTCGACCTCGTGGGCAGTCACGCCGCGGGCCGCATCCCGTTCTTCGTGACGACAAGCCACTACAGCACGCGGGTGGCGGTCGAACGGACGCGGGCCGCGCGGGACGCGGGCGCGTCGGCGGTGATGCTCATGCCCCCGTTCGTCGGTGCGACGATCCGGGCCGGAGAGCAGGAGATGCTGCACTACTTCGAGGCCGTGGCCGCGGTCGGCGTGCCGATCATGGTCCAGGACGCCCCGATGAGTCCCACACCGCTCCCGGTGCACTTCCTGGCCAGACTGGCCCGCGAGATCGAGGAGGTCAAGTACGTCAAGATCGAGGTCGCAGGAGCGGCCGGGAAGCTCCGGGCGCTCAAGGCCGCGGCCGGGGACGCGCTCCCCGGCCTGTTCGACGGCGAGGAGGGCATCACGCTCATCCCCGACCTCGCCGCGGGCGCTGTGGGCACCATGTGCTCCGCATCGGTCCCCCACGAGCTCGGACGGATCGTCCGGGACTACCTCGCGGGGCGCGAGGAGCAGGCCTCCGAGGCCTGGGAAGCGCTCCTTCCGCTGATCCACTTCGAGAACCGCCAATGCGGGCCGGCGGCGTGCAAGGTCCTTCTGAAGGAGGGCGGGGTCATCGGCAGCGACGCGATGCGCTCCCCGTGGCCTGCGCTGCACCCGGACACCAGGGCCGCCCTCGTGCGGCTGGCCCGCAGCCGCGGGGTGTTCGCCCTCAGCGGGGCCACGCAGGGGGCAGACGCATGA
- a CDS encoding MFS transporter yields the protein MPSLPSSRAVAVDRRPITRARWVIATLLCLGTAISYVDRANISVALPFMEHDLGISKAATGLLLSSFFFTYAPGQLIGGRLVDLVGPRIAAGFATIWWSFFTAVNALATGFGTLFAFRLGLGIGEAVGPTAFGKVVGRWFPLRERARAAAVYDSGSRLGTALSFPIVSLLIYYWGWQASFVFSGCLGLLWVIGWFSYYRDPEKHHRASEAEKRYILDGGARLSGEGQTSGRKVRWVQLLRYRTVWGMMLGFFALNFAFYFFVTWFPSYLVQARGMNLLSIAWVGMIPPLVAFFAEQFGGWLSDVLTAKYGPTKGRKIPIVCSMAFASVIALAAVVPSAALAIALLSVSMGCLAIAAASIWSLPSDVAPTEATVGSIGGLQNFASNVAGIICPIFFGLFSGAGSAAFVMPLVVTGGIVVLGALCYLVICQRFEALPVPDNAAEIAPLHESTSVDQGSEV from the coding sequence ATGCCCTCTCTTCCCTCGTCCCGCGCGGTCGCCGTCGACCGCAGGCCGATCACGCGCGCCCGCTGGGTCATCGCAACGCTGCTGTGCCTGGGCACGGCGATCAGCTACGTCGACCGGGCGAACATCTCCGTCGCGCTGCCATTCATGGAGCACGATCTGGGGATCAGCAAGGCCGCCACAGGCCTGCTCCTCTCGTCGTTCTTCTTCACCTATGCCCCCGGCCAGCTGATCGGCGGCCGCCTGGTGGACCTGGTCGGGCCCCGCATCGCCGCAGGGTTCGCGACGATCTGGTGGTCCTTCTTCACGGCCGTGAACGCGCTGGCCACGGGCTTCGGGACCCTGTTCGCGTTTCGGCTCGGCCTGGGCATCGGCGAGGCAGTGGGGCCCACTGCGTTCGGCAAGGTCGTGGGCCGATGGTTCCCGCTGCGCGAGCGGGCCCGGGCGGCCGCCGTCTACGACTCAGGGTCCAGGCTCGGCACGGCTCTGTCCTTCCCGATCGTCTCGCTGCTGATCTACTACTGGGGCTGGCAGGCATCGTTCGTCTTCTCGGGGTGCCTGGGCCTGCTCTGGGTCATCGGCTGGTTCTCCTACTACCGCGACCCGGAGAAGCACCACCGGGCGTCGGAGGCGGAGAAGCGGTACATCCTCGACGGCGGTGCCCGGCTCTCGGGCGAGGGCCAGACGAGCGGGCGGAAGGTGCGCTGGGTGCAGCTGCTGCGCTACCGGACGGTCTGGGGCATGATGCTGGGCTTCTTCGCCCTGAACTTCGCGTTCTACTTCTTCGTCACCTGGTTCCCCTCCTATCTGGTCCAGGCCCGGGGGATGAACCTGCTCAGCATCGCCTGGGTCGGCATGATCCCCCCGCTCGTGGCGTTCTTCGCCGAGCAGTTCGGCGGGTGGCTCTCGGACGTCCTGACTGCGAAGTATGGCCCCACGAAGGGCCGGAAGATCCCGATCGTGTGCTCGATGGCGTTCGCCTCCGTGATCGCCCTCGCGGCCGTCGTGCCCAGCGCGGCACTCGCCATCGCCCTGCTGAGCGTCTCGATGGGGTGTCTGGCCATCGCGGCCGCGTCCATCTGGTCCCTGCCCTCTGACGTCGCCCCGACCGAGGCCACCGTTGGCTCGATCGGCGGCCTGCAGAACTTCGCCTCGAACGTCGCGGGCATCATCTGCCCGATCTTCTTCGGCCTCTTCAGCGGGGCCGGCAGCGCAGCCTTCGTCATGCCCCTGGTTGTCACCGGAGGGATCGTCGTGCTGGGTGCGCTGTGCTACCTCGTGATCTGCCAGCGGTTCGAAGCCCTTCCCGTGCCCGACAACGCGGCCGAGATCGCCCCCCTGCACGAATCCACGTCCGTCGATCAAGGAAGCGAGGTCTGA
- a CDS encoding FadR/GntR family transcriptional regulator, translated as MALTDDAIDRIKGMLLSGELRPGDRLPPEKDLAERLGLSRSSLREAVKALELIRVLDVRRGDGTYVTSLEPQLLNEAVGFIVELHQAKGVLDLLEVRRILEPAASAIAARRIGAHGIEDLKQAMAGVTEETSVEELIKHDALFHRIIASHAGNSYLTSLLEALSSQTLRARIWRGLTETHAVARTLAEHEAIVAALEDGDAELVRALVTVHVSGVEAWLRRAMDDSPNADVDLSVDRVH; from the coding sequence TTGGCTCTCACCGACGATGCCATCGACAGGATCAAGGGGATGCTCCTGTCAGGAGAGCTCAGGCCTGGTGACAGGCTGCCGCCAGAGAAGGATCTTGCAGAGCGGCTAGGGCTTTCGCGAAGCTCCCTGAGGGAAGCTGTCAAGGCGCTCGAGCTGATCCGTGTCCTCGATGTGCGCCGTGGGGACGGAACCTACGTGACCAGCTTGGAGCCGCAACTGCTCAATGAAGCGGTGGGCTTCATCGTCGAACTCCATCAGGCCAAGGGAGTTCTGGACTTGCTTGAGGTGCGACGGATCCTCGAACCGGCCGCCTCGGCGATAGCCGCACGGCGGATTGGGGCGCACGGCATCGAGGACCTGAAGCAGGCGATGGCCGGCGTCACCGAGGAAACCAGCGTCGAGGAACTCATCAAGCACGATGCGCTGTTCCATCGGATCATCGCCTCCCATGCAGGCAACAGCTATCTGACGAGCCTTCTCGAGGCGCTGTCATCGCAGACGCTGAGGGCCCGGATCTGGCGGGGTCTCACCGAGACCCATGCTGTCGCGCGGACGCTCGCCGAGCATGAGGCCATCGTCGCTGCTCTCGAGGACGGCGATGCGGAGCTCGTTCGAGCGCTGGTCACGGTGCATGTGAGTGGAGTGGAGGCGTGGCTGCGACGCGCGATGGACGATTCTCCGAACGCGGACGTCGACCTCTCGGTCGATAGGGTGCACTGA
- a CDS encoding amidohydrolase family protein, whose protein sequence is MDSDVPVAWPRHLSRTVDLAQPLPELTVVLDHLGKPPLPAATENFDSGRSTAYAPSALRPAWEVALEAFGPRRLMLGTDCLPHLKNCWPRVSAPYRPRGRRPRSENRPSRVAATPPLHSHAP, encoded by the coding sequence GTGGATAGCGACGTTCCGGTCGCATGGCCTCGCCATCTCTCGCGCACGGTGGACCTTGCCCAGCCGCTGCCGGAACTCACGGTAGTCCTCGACCACCTCGGCAAGCCCCCACTTCCCGCCGCAACGGAGAACTTCGATTCGGGGCGCTCAACCGCCTACGCCCCGTCGGCACTGCGGCCTGCATGGGAGGTCGCGCTCGAGGCGTTCGGACCACGCCGCCTCATGCTCGGCACGGACTGCCTACCGCATCTGAAGAACTGCTGGCCTCGGGTCAGTGCACCCTATCGACCGAGAGGTCGACGTCCGCGTTCGGAGAATCGTCCATCGCGCGTCGCAGCCACGCCTCCACTCCACTCACATGCACCGTGA
- a CDS encoding aldo/keto reductase has protein sequence MERISAKDQENTPSGLSIGEHTASWLGFGAAGIGNLYRSVPDDVAASTVDAAWEAGIRYFDTAPHYGLGLSERRLGAALAKRPREEFVLSTKVGRLLEPNPDYVTGAMDPDGFAVPANVVRRWDPSEAGVRRSIEESLARLGVDHIDIAYLHDPDAYDLDSGIEEGLPALERLRDEGLVGAIGVGSNSVEALARCVRSANLDLVMLAGRYTLLEQPAAADLLPACLENGTGVVNVGVYNSGLLARPEVPDDAHYNYASAPPSVLAAARRLAACCEEYGVDLPTAALQFSMRHPAIRSVVVGAARPEQIRQTAERAATHVPEELWSELEPRGLVQA, from the coding sequence ATGGAGCGGATTTCGGCGAAGGACCAAGAAAATACGCCAAGCGGACTTTCCATCGGCGAACACACCGCGAGCTGGCTCGGCTTCGGCGCGGCGGGCATAGGAAATCTCTACCGCAGCGTTCCGGATGACGTTGCTGCGTCAACGGTCGACGCCGCGTGGGAGGCGGGGATCCGCTACTTCGACACAGCGCCCCACTACGGACTGGGCCTTTCGGAGCGCAGGCTTGGGGCTGCCTTGGCCAAACGGCCCCGGGAAGAGTTCGTCCTCTCGACCAAGGTAGGCCGGCTATTGGAGCCCAACCCGGACTATGTGACGGGGGCGATGGACCCGGACGGCTTTGCTGTGCCCGCCAACGTGGTCCGGCGGTGGGATCCGAGTGAGGCAGGGGTTCGCCGCAGCATCGAAGAATCACTGGCTCGTCTGGGCGTGGACCACATCGACATCGCCTACCTGCACGATCCGGACGCCTACGACCTCGATTCAGGAATTGAGGAAGGCCTCCCCGCGCTTGAGAGGCTGCGGGATGAGGGACTCGTCGGGGCGATCGGCGTCGGCTCCAATTCGGTCGAGGCCTTGGCTCGCTGCGTGCGAAGCGCCAACTTGGACCTCGTCATGCTCGCGGGACGCTACACGCTCCTCGAGCAGCCGGCCGCAGCAGACCTCCTTCCTGCATGCCTCGAGAATGGCACCGGTGTCGTGAACGTCGGCGTCTACAACTCGGGCCTCCTCGCACGCCCCGAGGTCCCCGACGATGCGCACTACAACTACGCTTCAGCTCCTCCATCGGTGCTGGCCGCAGCACGCCGTCTTGCCGCCTGCTGTGAGGAGTATGGCGTGGATCTTCCGACGGCGGCGCTGCAGTTCAGCATGCGTCACCCGGCCATCCGCTCCGTGGTCGTCGGGGCGGCACGTCCTGAGCAGATCCGGCAGACCGCCGAGCGCGCCGCGACCCACGTGCCCGAGGAGCTGTGGAGCGAGCTCGAACCGCGCGGGCTGGTCCAAGCGTGA
- a CDS encoding fumarylacetoacetate hydrolase family protein — MKFARLGEPGAERPAVLAQTQDGVERTYWLDSLTGDIDGAFLAADGVGRTRASLAAGELVEAREGAGLRIGSPIVRPQSIVCIGMNYAAHAIESGAEPPSIPVVFLKPSNTVAGPYDAAPIPPLSSKYDWEVELGIVIGRPASYLADLDEAVGCIAGYVVANDLSEREYQLPGAGGQWTKGKSLPGSTPLGPWLVPADEVDPRSLRLRSWVNGSARQDSTTADLIFDAASLVHHCSQYMLLEPGDVILTGTPEGVALSGRFPYLTQGDVVEVEISGLGRQRQEFYRARAAREALV, encoded by the coding sequence ATGAAGTTTGCAAGACTCGGCGAGCCGGGCGCTGAGCGCCCCGCCGTCCTCGCCCAGACGCAGGATGGCGTAGAGCGCACCTACTGGCTGGACTCGCTCACAGGCGACATCGACGGCGCTTTTCTCGCGGCGGACGGGGTGGGGCGCACCCGGGCATCCCTTGCTGCAGGCGAGCTCGTGGAAGCGCGTGAGGGGGCAGGCCTGCGCATCGGGTCTCCCATCGTCAGGCCTCAATCGATCGTGTGCATTGGCATGAACTATGCGGCGCATGCTATCGAGTCCGGCGCCGAGCCGCCCTCAATTCCCGTCGTCTTTCTCAAGCCGTCCAACACGGTGGCCGGCCCTTACGACGCCGCCCCGATCCCGCCGCTGAGCTCGAAGTACGACTGGGAGGTCGAACTGGGCATCGTGATCGGCCGCCCCGCGAGCTACCTTGCCGATCTTGACGAGGCTGTCGGCTGCATCGCTGGCTACGTGGTTGCCAACGACCTCTCTGAGCGCGAATACCAGCTTCCAGGAGCTGGCGGGCAGTGGACGAAAGGCAAGTCGCTGCCCGGATCCACGCCCCTCGGTCCGTGGCTCGTCCCAGCCGATGAGGTCGACCCTCGGAGCCTCCGGCTGCGTAGCTGGGTCAACGGAAGCGCCCGGCAGGACTCCACCACGGCCGATCTCATCTTCGACGCAGCGTCGCTTGTGCACCACTGCAGCCAGTACATGCTCCTCGAGCCAGGGGATGTGATCCTCACCGGCACCCCGGAGGGCGTCGCCCTCTCTGGCCGCTTCCCGTACCTCACCCAAGGAGACGTGGTCGAAGTGGAAATTTCAGGACTGGGACGTCAGCGGCAGGAGTTCTACCGCGCCCGTGCGGCGCGGGAGGCTTTGGTCTGA
- a CDS encoding SDR family NAD(P)-dependent oxidoreductase, producing the protein MLEFEGLKAIVTGGASGIGDAVVRRLLDLGAAVAVLDLQPEAAANSALGFRCDVSDDASVVRAVAEAAEALGGIDIVVNNAGVGAQGTIEANPDSEWHRVFDVNVIGIVRVTRAALPYLRTSNAAAVVNTCSIAATAGLPERALYSASKGAVLSLTLAMAADHMHDAIRVNCVNPGTADTPWVGRLLDSAPDPAAERRALNARQPHGRLVTAEEVAGAIAYLASPLSGSTTGTSVAVDGGMQGLRLRPREQAGTTQEPLVDASNRRN; encoded by the coding sequence ATGCTTGAATTCGAAGGTCTCAAGGCCATTGTCACGGGTGGAGCGTCCGGGATCGGCGACGCCGTGGTGCGACGGCTCTTGGATCTCGGCGCGGCAGTCGCGGTCCTCGACCTGCAGCCCGAAGCAGCGGCGAACTCAGCTCTCGGCTTCCGCTGCGACGTCTCAGACGATGCCTCCGTTGTAAGGGCAGTCGCAGAGGCAGCAGAAGCGCTGGGCGGGATCGACATCGTCGTCAACAACGCGGGAGTGGGCGCGCAGGGGACCATTGAGGCGAACCCCGACTCAGAATGGCATCGCGTGTTCGACGTCAATGTGATCGGGATCGTGCGGGTGACGCGCGCGGCTTTGCCGTACCTCCGCACATCAAATGCAGCCGCAGTGGTCAACACCTGCTCCATTGCCGCAACGGCGGGACTTCCCGAGCGAGCACTTTACTCTGCCTCCAAGGGAGCCGTCCTGTCCCTGACGCTCGCCATGGCCGCAGACCATATGCATGACGCCATCCGCGTCAACTGCGTCAACCCGGGAACAGCAGACACGCCATGGGTTGGACGACTGCTCGACTCCGCACCCGATCCCGCGGCTGAGCGGAGGGCCCTCAATGCGCGGCAGCCGCATGGCCGCCTCGTCACCGCCGAAGAAGTGGCGGGAGCTATTGCGTACCTCGCAAGTCCCCTGTCAGGCTCGACGACCGGCACCTCGGTTGCTGTCGACGGCGGAATGCAGGGCCTCCGACTCCGCCCGAGAGAACAGGCTGGCACTACTCAAGAACCCCTCGTCGACGCATCCAACAGGAGGAACTGA
- a CDS encoding FadR/GntR family transcriptional regulator: MPQSASGRAHDAVLRHIEESLRSGKLRLGDRLPGERALAEQFGISRGSVRGAIRSLEVMGVVRSATGSGPNSGTVIVSDPSSALGGALRMHVASHRLPLKDVVEARIMMETWSLEHAAVAPWDEEQLDDARRLLEAMDDDALSPEVFTLLDAQFHVALSSLAGNAVVSTMMDSMRGAISEFIDEAVTSRGTWDQMVHVLREHHRGIFEAVEARDGELAARLVHEHIDWFYRHAS, from the coding sequence ATGCCCCAATCTGCCTCCGGCCGCGCCCATGATGCGGTCCTTCGCCACATCGAGGAGAGCCTGCGATCCGGGAAGCTCAGGCTCGGCGACCGGCTGCCCGGCGAACGGGCCCTCGCCGAACAGTTCGGGATCTCACGCGGCTCCGTGCGCGGTGCCATCCGCTCCCTCGAGGTCATGGGCGTGGTCCGCTCGGCCACCGGGTCCGGGCCCAACTCGGGGACGGTCATCGTCTCCGACCCGTCGTCTGCCCTCGGCGGCGCGCTACGGATGCACGTCGCCAGCCACCGGCTTCCACTCAAAGACGTGGTCGAAGCGCGCATCATGATGGAAACGTGGTCGCTCGAGCACGCCGCCGTGGCCCCGTGGGACGAGGAACAGCTCGACGACGCCCGCCGCCTCCTGGAGGCAATGGACGACGACGCCCTCTCCCCGGAGGTCTTCACGCTCCTCGACGCCCAGTTCCACGTCGCCCTGAGCAGCCTGGCAGGGAACGCCGTCGTGAGCACCATGATGGATTCCATGCGCGGGGCGATCAGCGAGTTCATCGACGAGGCCGTGACCAGCCGGGGCACCTGGGACCAGATGGTCCACGTGCTCCGAGAACACCACCGCGGGATCTTCGAGGCCGTCGAAGCGCGCGACGGCGAACTCGCCGCCCGCCTCGTCCACGAGCACATCGACTGGTTCTACCGCCACGCCAGCTGA